The Neobacillus sp. PS3-34 genome has a window encoding:
- a CDS encoding YlaN family protein, whose product MASEMIVNHQEKAYALLQADADKILKLIKVQMDNLTMPQCPLYEEVLDTQMFGLSREIDFAVRLGLIEEQDGKAILDKLERELSSLHEASLKK is encoded by the coding sequence TTGGCGTCTGAAATGATTGTTAATCATCAGGAAAAAGCATACGCCTTACTGCAGGCTGACGCTGATAAAATATTAAAGCTGATCAAAGTCCAAATGGATAACCTTACGATGCCTCAATGCCCTCTTTATGAAGAGGTGCTTGATACACAAATGTTTGGTTTATCGAGAGAGATAGATTTTGCAGTTCGGCTTGGTTTAATTGAAGAACAGGATGGCAAGGCGATTTTAGACAAACTGGAAAGAGAACTGTCTTCGCTTCATGAGGCGTCCTTAAAAAAATAA
- a CDS encoding peptidyl-prolyl cis-trans isomerase — protein sequence MERIIQIKGNVKYSITLDPGVWIFDDRRIDLTTYFKKPSEKPDALEEYTKAISRHWDREIIEGATVPPTLKSEKRYQKELALTGTFGIPFKPFLANAEPMENASKLIIETADGKVDITLDQAYDLILGFSENGKPHLTDGPVHVFFGDGSNQVEPIKHVKSFVIE from the coding sequence ATGGAAAGAATCATACAGATAAAAGGCAATGTAAAGTATTCCATTACACTGGATCCCGGAGTATGGATTTTCGATGACAGACGAATCGATTTGACCACGTACTTTAAAAAACCTTCTGAGAAGCCAGACGCCCTAGAAGAATATACAAAAGCAATTTCAAGGCATTGGGACAGGGAAATCATTGAGGGGGCAACAGTGCCTCCGACTTTAAAATCCGAAAAGAGATATCAAAAAGAACTTGCCTTAACCGGAACTTTCGGCATTCCTTTCAAGCCGTTTCTTGCCAATGCAGAGCCCATGGAAAATGCCTCAAAGCTAATTATTGAAACAGCAGACGGAAAGGTTGATATTACGCTGGATCAAGCCTATGACCTAATCCTTGGTTTTTCTGAAAACGGTAAGCCTCATTTAACAGATGGACCTGTCCATGTATTTTTCGGAGATGGCTCCAATCAGGTAGAACCAATTAAACATGTAAAATCCTTTGTGATTGAATAG
- a CDS encoding PhoH family protein produces the protein MSKIYVLDTNVLLQDPYSIFSFEDNEVIIPAVVLEEVDSKKRYMDEVGRNARHVSRLIDGLRSMGKLHEKIKLENGGSLKIELNHRSFHQLQDIFIEKTNDNRILAVAKNLFLEEQSKENGKLVILVSKDALVRVKADAIGLISEDFLSDRVIESEQIYTGFLEVYLPAEKLGRFYEKGELPLIEVANHPFYPNQTLIMKDALGGKGSALGMVDQSGKKVKKLVFNQEHIWGIHPRNVQQTLALEMLLRKDIPLVTLIGKAGTGKTLLALASGLLQTEDLREYKKLLVARPIVPVGKDLGYLPGEKQEKLRPWMQPIFDNLEFLFDTKKPGDLDAILAGMKSIEVEALTYIRGRSLPDQFIIIDEAQNLTKHEVKTILTRVGEGSKIVLVGDPDQIDHPYLDAYNNGLTYVVEKFKNEAVSGHVKLLKGERSGLARLAADLL, from the coding sequence TTGAGTAAAATATACGTGTTAGACACAAACGTTTTACTGCAGGACCCGTATTCCATTTTCTCTTTTGAAGACAATGAAGTCATCATTCCAGCAGTAGTATTGGAAGAGGTGGACTCTAAAAAAAGATATATGGATGAAGTAGGAAGAAACGCAAGGCATGTTTCAAGATTAATCGACGGCCTTAGGTCTATGGGGAAACTTCATGAAAAAATAAAGCTTGAAAACGGCGGCAGCTTAAAAATCGAGCTGAATCATCGTTCTTTTCATCAGCTTCAGGATATTTTTATTGAGAAAACCAACGACAACCGTATTCTTGCCGTGGCAAAAAATTTATTTTTAGAGGAGCAGTCAAAAGAGAATGGCAAACTGGTTATTCTTGTAAGCAAAGATGCACTTGTCAGGGTAAAGGCAGATGCTATTGGACTGATATCTGAGGACTTTTTAAGTGACAGGGTGATAGAGTCGGAACAAATATATACAGGTTTTTTGGAAGTGTATTTGCCCGCGGAAAAGCTGGGAAGGTTTTATGAAAAAGGGGAGCTTCCCCTTATAGAAGTCGCTAATCACCCTTTTTACCCGAATCAGACACTCATTATGAAGGATGCTCTCGGTGGCAAGGGATCTGCCTTAGGGATGGTTGACCAAAGCGGTAAAAAAGTGAAAAAATTGGTTTTTAACCAAGAACATATTTGGGGTATACATCCGCGTAATGTACAGCAAACGCTGGCGTTAGAAATGCTGCTTAGAAAGGATATACCGCTTGTAACGCTGATTGGGAAAGCAGGTACAGGGAAAACCTTATTGGCGTTAGCATCGGGATTATTGCAAACGGAAGACCTAAGGGAATACAAAAAACTTTTAGTAGCAAGGCCAATTGTACCTGTTGGAAAGGACCTTGGTTATCTTCCGGGTGAAAAGCAGGAAAAGCTCAGGCCGTGGATGCAGCCCATTTTCGATAATTTGGAATTTCTTTTTGATACCAAAAAGCCTGGAGATTTGGATGCTATCCTGGCTGGAATGAAATCCATAGAAGTAGAAGCATTGACTTATATACGGGGAAGAAGTCTCCCTGATCAGTTTATCATCATAGATGAGGCGCAAAATTTAACGAAGCATGAAGTGAAAACGATTCTAACCCGGGTTGGTGAGGGAAGCAAAATTGTGTTGGTTGGTGACCCTGACCAAATAGACCATCCATATTTAGATGCCTATAATAACGGATTAACGTATGTCGTGGAAAAATTTAAAAACGAGGCAGTTTCAGGCCATGTGAAATTATTAAAAGGAGAAAGGTCGGGGCTGGCACGGCTAGCAGCAGATCTACTCTAA
- a CDS encoding YhcN/YlaJ family sporulation lipoprotein, protein MRNFLTVLLAVMVLSSCNTNNTSEKSADPKIVQVKNSYIQNVDRKSGQEISRHLVELATSIPNVHDAAAVVIGRYAIVGIDVNSNIERSQVGSIKYSVAESLRKDPHGAKAVVVADPDITARLREISQDVKNGRPVQGIINELADITGRLMPEVPGDIINPSPKNATEEPKKKLQNKEKKNLERKQEEESKYHK, encoded by the coding sequence ATGAGGAACTTCTTAACAGTGTTGCTGGCAGTCATGGTTCTTTCCAGCTGCAATACAAACAATACGAGTGAGAAAAGTGCAGATCCAAAGATTGTGCAAGTTAAAAACAGCTATATACAAAATGTTGACAGGAAATCCGGACAGGAAATTTCCAGACACTTAGTTGAGCTTGCCACCAGCATACCGAATGTACATGATGCAGCCGCAGTTGTTATAGGAAGGTATGCCATTGTTGGAATTGACGTAAATTCAAATATTGAGAGGTCTCAAGTTGGCTCGATAAAGTATTCTGTTGCCGAAAGTTTAAGGAAAGATCCACATGGCGCCAAAGCGGTAGTTGTAGCTGATCCAGATATAACGGCCAGACTTAGGGAAATCTCTCAGGATGTCAAAAACGGAAGACCAGTGCAAGGAATTATTAATGAACTAGCGGATATTACTGGCAGATTGATGCCAGAGGTGCCTGGGGACATAATCAATCCGAGTCCAAAAAACGCAACAGAAGAACCTAAAAAGAAACTGCAAAATAAAGAGAAGAAGAATCTCGAGAGAAAACAAGAGGAAGAGTCGAAATATCACAAATAA
- a CDS encoding pyridoxamine 5'-phosphate oxidase family protein: MANQVEPKLIEPLLNELQKEKFVTLATIDHETGGPNVSAISWVIAKDESTIYFSVDNRSRIVQNISQNNKIVLNVIANESTYSISGQAAVKEEKLSGVPLKLALIELKINEVRDVMFYGSKITVEPQYDKTYDKDAAARLDKQVMDAMKKA, translated from the coding sequence ATGGCAAACCAAGTAGAACCAAAGCTGATCGAACCATTATTAAATGAATTGCAAAAAGAAAAATTCGTTACACTTGCGACAATTGACCATGAAACAGGAGGGCCAAACGTTAGCGCAATTTCCTGGGTTATTGCCAAGGATGAGAGTACCATTTATTTTTCTGTAGACAACCGCTCACGTATTGTCCAGAACATCAGCCAAAATAATAAAATTGTTTTAAACGTAATAGCAAACGAATCTACATATTCCATCAGCGGACAGGCAGCAGTAAAAGAGGAAAAGTTATCAGGTGTCCCTTTAAAACTGGCGTTGATTGAACTTAAAATTAATGAGGTCAGAGACGTAATGTTCTACGGATCAAAAATTACTGTCGAACCTCAATATGACAAGACATATGATAAAGATGCGGCAGCCAGGCTGGACAAACAGGTTATGGATGCAATGAAAAAAGCTTAG
- a CDS encoding YlaI family protein has translation MRVKCVICDKIEPIEDESPIAKRLRNRPIHTYMCQSCNERISEKTQARIDTGNFRLYRSKSEDDEW, from the coding sequence ATGAGAGTAAAATGTGTTATTTGCGACAAAATTGAACCTATTGAGGATGAGTCCCCGATAGCCAAGCGCCTTCGCAATCGTCCAATTCATACATATATGTGCCAAAGCTGCAATGAAAGAATCTCCGAAAAGACACAAGCCCGGATCGACACGGGAAACTTCCGTCTGTACCGTTCAAAATCAGAAGACGATGAGTGGTAA
- a CDS encoding YlaH-like family protein encodes MDVTERLSFFAALYRVGDQPTVGMWLLYFTIVALSIVVYKLGFAKKLPIAKSIVIYLFLFIGCTLLTFLGIFLPVAEALVVAALILVIYKIRLHQQKKQQAEAK; translated from the coding sequence ATGGATGTGACAGAACGTCTGTCTTTTTTCGCCGCGCTCTATCGCGTAGGGGATCAGCCGACCGTTGGAATGTGGCTGTTGTATTTTACAATTGTCGCCCTTAGTATTGTTGTTTATAAACTGGGATTTGCAAAAAAGCTTCCAATAGCAAAGTCGATCGTCATCTATTTATTTCTTTTCATTGGCTGCACATTGCTGACATTCCTGGGTATCTTTTTGCCGGTTGCAGAGGCTCTGGTCGTAGCGGCTTTAATCCTTGTTATTTATAAGATTCGTCTTCACCAGCAAAAAAAACAACAAGCAGAGGCGAAGTAA
- the typA gene encoding translational GTPase TypA: MKIRQDIRNIAIIAHVDHGKTTLVDQLLKQSGTFRSNEHVEERAMDSNDLERERGITILAKNTAIQYKDKRINILDTPGHADFGGEVERIMKMVDGVLLVVDAYEGCMPQTRFVLKKALEQNLTPIVVVNKIDRDFARPAEVIDEVIDLFIELDATEEQLEFPVIYASAINGTASTNAEKQDENMQSLYEAIVEHIPAPIDNREEPLQFQVALLDYNDYVGRIGIGRVFRGTMKVGQQVALMKLDGSVKQFRVTKIFGFFGLKRQEIEEAVAGDLIAVSGMEDINVGETVCPVEHQDALPILRIDEPTLQMTFLVNNSPFAGREGKYLTSRKIEERLRAQLQTDVSLRVENTDSPDAWIVSGRGELHLSILIENMRREGYELQVSKPEVIVKTVDGVRCEPVERVQIDVPEEHTGSVMESIGARKGEMIDMINNGSGQVRLIFNVPARGLIGYTTEFLTLTRGYGIINHTFDSYQPMAQGQVGGRREGVLVSMEAGKASTYGIMQVEDRGTIFVEPGTEIYEGMIVGQHTRENDITVNITKVKQATNIRSANKDQTSVIKKPRIMTLEESLEYLNEDEYCEVTPESIRLRKKILDKNERERMAKKKKFAETN; encoded by the coding sequence TTGAAAATTAGACAAGATATACGTAACATCGCGATTATCGCCCACGTTGACCATGGTAAAACGACACTGGTTGACCAACTTTTGAAGCAGTCCGGAACTTTCCGTTCGAATGAGCACGTTGAAGAACGTGCAATGGATTCGAATGATTTGGAAAGAGAACGCGGTATCACGATTCTGGCGAAAAACACTGCGATTCAATATAAGGATAAAAGAATTAACATTTTGGATACACCGGGACACGCTGACTTTGGCGGAGAAGTAGAACGTATCATGAAAATGGTTGACGGTGTATTATTGGTTGTAGACGCATATGAAGGATGTATGCCACAAACTCGTTTCGTTCTTAAAAAAGCTTTGGAACAAAATTTAACACCAATAGTCGTTGTTAATAAAATTGACCGTGATTTTGCCCGCCCTGCAGAAGTAATTGATGAAGTAATTGACTTGTTCATCGAACTTGATGCAACTGAAGAACAACTTGAATTCCCTGTAATTTATGCTTCTGCTATCAACGGTACTGCTAGTACTAATGCAGAGAAACAAGATGAAAACATGCAATCTTTATATGAAGCGATCGTGGAACATATCCCGGCACCGATTGATAATCGTGAAGAGCCTCTTCAATTCCAGGTTGCCTTGCTTGATTACAATGACTACGTCGGCAGAATTGGAATTGGACGCGTATTCCGCGGCACAATGAAGGTCGGCCAGCAGGTAGCATTAATGAAGCTTGATGGTTCAGTAAAACAATTCCGTGTAACTAAAATCTTCGGTTTCTTTGGCTTAAAGCGCCAGGAGATTGAAGAAGCAGTAGCTGGAGATTTGATAGCTGTTTCCGGAATGGAAGATATCAATGTCGGTGAAACAGTTTGCCCTGTAGAACATCAGGATGCATTGCCAATCTTAAGAATTGACGAACCAACCTTGCAAATGACTTTCCTTGTGAACAACAGCCCGTTTGCCGGCAGAGAAGGTAAATATCTGACTTCAAGGAAGATTGAAGAAAGACTTCGCGCACAATTACAAACAGATGTCAGCTTGCGTGTTGAAAATACAGATTCTCCTGATGCATGGATCGTTTCAGGTCGTGGAGAGCTACACTTATCGATTCTGATTGAGAATATGCGCCGTGAAGGATATGAGCTCCAGGTTTCCAAACCTGAGGTAATTGTTAAAACTGTGGATGGTGTTCGCTGTGAACCAGTTGAACGCGTTCAAATTGATGTACCAGAGGAACATACTGGTTCAGTAATGGAATCAATCGGTGCCCGTAAAGGTGAAATGATCGATATGATTAATAATGGATCTGGCCAGGTTCGTTTAATTTTCAACGTACCTGCCCGCGGATTAATTGGTTATACAACAGAGTTTTTAACGCTGACACGTGGATACGGAATCATCAACCATACATTTGACAGCTACCAGCCAATGGCTCAGGGACAAGTTGGAGGAAGACGTGAAGGTGTGCTTGTTTCTATGGAAGCAGGTAAAGCTTCTACGTACGGAATCATGCAGGTTGAGGACCGCGGAACTATTTTTGTTGAACCGGGAACTGAAATATACGAAGGTATGATCGTCGGACAACACACTCGCGAAAACGACATTACAGTTAATATCACGAAAGTGAAGCAGGCGACAAATATCCGTTCAGCCAACAAGGACCAGACGTCGGTTATTAAAAAACCGCGTATCATGACACTTGAAGAATCGCTTGAATATCTAAATGAAGATGAGTATTGTGAAGTAACACCGGAGTCAATCCGTCTTCGCAAGAAAATTCTTGATAAAAATGAACGTGAAAGAATGGCCAAAAAGAAAAAGTTTGCAGAAACGAACTAA
- a CDS encoding YlaF family protein has product MKQIKWVLLVYAILSAFCMMGIGVAIGERSIIGGISCIVLLVLVMGFGFKTKKKMRENGQL; this is encoded by the coding sequence ATGAAGCAAATCAAGTGGGTTTTACTTGTTTATGCAATATTGTCCGCATTCTGCATGATGGGCATTGGGGTAGCAATTGGCGAAAGAAGCATTATCGGAGGAATTAGCTGTATCGTTTTACTTGTATTGGTAATGGGATTTGGATTTAAAACAAAAAAGAAAATGCGTGAAAACGGCCAACTATAA